Proteins encoded together in one Passer domesticus isolate bPasDom1 chromosome 6, bPasDom1.hap1, whole genome shotgun sequence window:
- the PTGR2 gene encoding prostaglandin reductase 2 has product MIIQRVVLNSRPGKNGVPVAENFRLEQSTIADTVQAGQVRVKTLYLSVDPYMRCRMNEDTGSDYLQPWQLSEVADGGGIGVVEESQHHNLAKGDFVTSFTWPWQTAAILDGDSLQKLAPQLVNGRLSYFLGAAGITGLTALLGIREKGHVAAGANQTMVVSGAAGACGSLAGQIGRLEGCSRVVGIAGTDEKCSILVQEMGFDAAINYKKGDVAKQLRDVCPDGVDVYFDNVGGDISDTVISQMNQNSHIILCGQISQYNKDVPYPPPLPPDIEKIQKERNITRERFLVLNYMDKQEASVLQLCQWIQEGKLKVRETVVEGLANIGAAFQSMMNGGNIGKQIVLISK; this is encoded by the exons ATGATTATACAAAGAGTAGTGCTGAATTCACGGCCTG GTAAGAATGGAGTGCCGGTGGCTGAAAACTTCCGACTGGAGCAAAGTACGATAGCAGATACCGTCCAAGCGGGACAAGTGCGTGTTAAAACTCTCTATCTCTCAGTGGACCCCTACATG CGCTGCCGAATGAATGAGGACACGGGCTCGGATtacctgcagccctggcagctctcTGAAGTTGCTGATGGTGGGGGCATTGGGGTAGTGGAGGAGAGCCAGCACCATAACCTCGCTAAAGGAGACTTCGTCACCTCCTTCACTTGGCCCTGGCAGACAGCAGCAATTCTTGATGGAGACTCTCTACAAAAG CTGGCACCACAGCTTGTAAATGGACGCCTTTCCTACTTTCTGGGTGCAGCTGGCATCACGGGACTGACAGCCCTGTTGGGAATCAGGGAGAAGGGACACGTGGCCGCGGGTGCAAACCAGACCATGGTGGTGAGCGGAGCGGCCGGTGCCTGCGGCTCTTTGGCCGGCCAG ATTGGCCGTCTGGAGGGCTGCTCTAGAGTGGTGGGGATTGCTGGCACAGATGAAAAGTGCTCCATTTTGGTCCAAGAAATGGGATTTGATGCTGCTATCAATTACAAGAAGGGGGATGTGGCAAAACAGCTACGTGATGTCTGCCCAGATGGTGTGGATGTTTACTTTGACAATGTTGGTGGAGACATCAGTGATACAGTTATAAGTCAG ATGAATCAGAACAGCCATATCATCCTGTGTGGACAGATTTCGCAGTATAACAAAGATGTGCCTTATCCCCCTCCACTGCCTCCTGACatagaaaaaatacagaaagaaaggaacATCACAAG GGAAAGATTCTTGGTGTTGAACTACATGGACAAACAAGAAGCTAGTGTATTACAGCTCTGCCAGTGGATCCAGGAGGGTAAACTGAAG GTCAGAGAGACCGTGGTAGAAGGCTTAGCAAACATCGGTG ctGCTTTCCAGTCCATGATGAATGGAGGCAATATTGGAAAACAGATCGTCTTAATTTCGAAGTAA